The DNA region GTTGGAAAAAAGGCGTTTTGGTCAGGAAAGCGGCTTTTATCAAAAAGCGTGGTAAATTTAATAAATTTCGCCTCACTTGTGGGCTTGACCTTATCTATTAAATGCCTTAACTCAAAACCCACCCAAGGAACGACCATAGACCAAGTTTCAACGCACCTAAAGCGGTAAATCCTCTCCTCCAAAGGAAAGGCTAAAAAGTCCTCCATACTAAGCTTTAAAGGCTTTTCAATCTCTCCTTCTATGCTAACTTCCCAATTTTTTGTTGTGAAATTTTTCGCGTGTTCGACTGCTTCTTTTTTATTAACAGAAAATTCATAAAAATTTACATAGCTAGTCGCAAGTTTTTCATCACTTAGTTTAAAATTATTAGGATTTTCATCGGCTTTGAAATTAAGCTCTAAAAGTTTCGCTTCAATTAAAGCTGGACTTAGCAAAGCCCCCGCTCCAAGCTTTAAAAAAGCTCTTCTTTTTTTGTATAAATCTTCTGGGGTTATCATTGTTTTCCTTTCTTTATAGATTTGTTAGTATTTTTTCACAAATTTCTTTAGGGTTTAAAGCCTCATAAATAGGACGCCCAACGACTATAAAATCGCTTTTATTTGCTTTTGCACTTTCTAAATTTGCCACTCTTTTTTGGTCATTTGCTTCCTCTTTAAAGGGGCGAATAGCAGGGGTAAGGGTGAGAAAATTTTCGCTTGTATTTTGCTTAATTAACAGGCTTTCAAACACAGAGCAAACCATACCATCAAGCCCACTTTCATAGGCAAGTTTTGAAAAATTGATGACTGCTTCTTGTAAATTTTGCCTATAAACGCTATAAAACTCTTCCTCATCAAAGCTAGTAAGAGCCGAAACGCCAAGCACTAAGGGGCGTTTTTGCATTTTTGCTAATCTTTGCATAACGCTTTGCATAGCCTTTTTCCCAGCACTTGCGTGAAGATTTATCATATTAACCCCAAGTTTCGCACACTCCTCACAAGCATCGCTCATAGTGTTTGGGATATCATAAATTTTTAAGTCTAAAAAAAGGGGCTGTGTGCTTAATTTTTTAAGCTCTTCTATGAATTTAAAGCCGTCTCTTATATAGGCTCTAAGTCCTATTTTAAGCCATATATCAAGGTCTTTTAGCTCTCTTACAAGCTCTAAACAACGCTCTTTGTTTTCTAAATCTAAGGCTACGCAAAGCTTCATTTTTTAGCCTTTTGTAAGCCGTCTAAAACGCCGTTGATAAGCTTTGGAGCGTTTTCGTTTGCCATTTCTTTTGCTAATTCTACCGCCTCATTAATCACAATAGCCCCTAAGGTTTCTGTGTATAAAAGCTCAAAAGCCCCAAGCCTTAAAATCGCCCTTTCGATGTGTCCTATTTGATGAATTTTATTTTCATTTAAAAAGGTATCGATGTGTTCATCTAAATTTTGCAAATGCTCTAAAACACCATTATATAAGCTTAGTGTGAAATTTTTCGCCTCATTGCGAATTTTTTTCTCTTGTAAAAATTCCGTGATGAAATTGTCATTTTTACCATTTAATTCTAGGG from Campylobacter upsaliensis includes:
- the msrP gene encoding protein-methionine-sulfoxide reductase catalytic subunit MsrP; this encodes MITPEDLYKKRRAFLKLGAGALLSPALIEAKLLELNFKADENPNNFKLSDEKLATSYVNFYEFSVNKKEAVEHAKNFTTKNWEVSIEGEIEKPLKLSMEDFLAFPLEERIYRFRCVETWSMVVPWVGFELRHLIDKVKPTSEAKFIKFTTLFDKSRFPDQNAFFPTLKYPYVEGLRLDEAMNPLSILAVGMYKKPLLAQNGAPIRLVVPWKYGFKSIKSIVKIEFVKEQPVSTWQAYAPDEYGFYANVNPAVSHPRWSQADERALGEFFTKPTLLFNGYEKEVAHLYAGMDLRANF
- the pyrF gene encoding orotidine-5'-phosphate decarboxylase — encoded protein: MKLCVALDLENKERCLELVRELKDLDIWLKIGLRAYIRDGFKFIEELKKLSTQPLFLDLKIYDIPNTMSDACEECAKLGVNMINLHASAGKKAMQSVMQRLAKMQKRPLVLGVSALTSFDEEEFYSVYRQNLQEAVINFSKLAYESGLDGMVCSVFESLLIKQNTSENFLTLTPAIRPFKEEANDQKRVANLESAKANKSDFIVVGRPIYEALNPKEICEKILTNL
- the nusB gene encoding transcription antitermination factor NusB: MASRHQARQSVISLLYALELNGKNDNFITEFLQEKKIRNEAKNFTLSLYNGVLEHLQNLDEHIDTFLNENKIHQIGHIERAILRLGAFELLYTETLGAIVINEAVELAKEMANENAPKLINGVLDGLQKAKK